The DNA sequence CGATGGCGACCTTCGTGGAAGTCGGGCGCACCGGGATCCTGCTGGATCCCGGGGCGACGCTGGCCCCGGCCCGGTTCGGCCTTCCCCCCACCGACGAGGAATGGGACGCGCTCCGCCGCGTGAACGACCGGATCTCCGCCTACGCGACGCGGGCCCAGCTCGTCTTCGTGAGCCACTACCACGAGGACCACTTTCGCTCGGACCCGGCGTCCTACCGGGGCCGCCTGGTGATGGCCAAGGACCCGCGCCGGCTCATGCAGGCCCAACAGGCGCGACGCGGCATCGAGCTCTGGCGCGCCCTTGACGGTCACGCGCGGGTGGAGGCGGCGGACGCCGCCGTCCGCCGGGAGGCCGACCTGACGCTGGAGGTGTCGCCACCGCTGGCCCACGGAGTGGAGGGCACTGCGCTCGGCTACGTGGTGGCCCTCACCGTCGTCGATCACGCTGAGCGCGAGCGGTTCGTGTTCGCCTCGGACGTCCAGGGCCCGCTCTCTCCGGTGGCCGCGGCGTATCTGGCCCGCCAGCGGCCGACCCTCCTCTACCTGTCGGGTCCCCCGTCGTACCTCGAGCACGCGCTCGGGGCGGCGGTCATCGATCGCGCCGTCGAGCACCTGCTCCGCATCATGGAGGCGACCGGCTGCCGCGTCATCCTCGATCACCATGCGGTGCGGGAGGCCCGCTGGCGCCAGCGGCTCGGACGCCTGCTGGAGACGGGCAGGGTCACCACCGCCGCCGGGCACGTCGGCGTGGCCGAGACGCTGCTGGAGGCCGGTCGTCGCGAGCGCTGGAGCGTTCTGCGCCGACCCCCGGCGAGGGTTCCCGGCGAGCGTGCTATGATCACTCGACGCGGCGTCAACCGCCGCACGGCGAAGGGAGGAAGGCCAGAGTGAGCACTGCCAGTGAGACAGCGCTCAAGGTGGGCGATCCGGCTCCCGAGTTCACGGTCAAGTCCGTCGGCCTCAAGGACATCAGCCTGCGCGACTACCGCGGCAAGCACGTCGTGCTGCTCTTCTATCCCTTGGACTGGACGCCGGGGTGAAGCACCTGCATGCCCGCCTTCGATAAGCGCGTGCGCGACTTCGAGGCGGCGAATGCTCAGGTGCTGGGCATGAGCACGGACAGCCCCTTCAGCCACGACGCCTGGGCCAAGGCGGTCGGCATCAGCCACTACCCGCTCCTGTCCGACGTCCACCGGAGCGTGGCCCGGGCCTACGGCGTGTACTGGCCCGACTGGAACGCCAACGTTCGGGCCACCTTCATCATCGATCGACAGGGCGTGGTGCGCTTCACCGAGCGCTACGGTAAGGGCCAGTTGCCCGACCCCGACAAGATCCTGGCCGAGGTGAAGAAGCTCGGCTGACCATACCCTCGAATCGCGTGTCTGGTTGGGTCGGCCGCGCGCCGAGGTGTTCAGCTTCTTCGCCGACCCGGCGAACCTGGCGCGCCTGACGCCATCCTGGCTCGGCTTCCGGCTCCTGGGCCCGGCGCCCCCGATGGCCGCGTTCGCCGTGTTCGACTACCGCATTCGCTGGCTCGGACTGCCGCTGCACTGGCGCGCCTTCATACGGGAATACGATCCGCCGGCGCGCTTCGTCGACGTCCAGGTGCGTGGGCCCTATCACAAGTGGGAGCATCGGCACCTGTTCTGGGAGGAGCAGGGGGGCACATGGGTCGAAGACTACGTGCGTTACCAACTGCGTCTGGGACCGCTCGGCCGTGCGGTCCAGGCCCTGGTCGTCGGCCGGCAGCTCGCGGCGATCTGGGCCTACCGCCGCCGCCGCCTGACCGAGCTGGTGGCTCCCGCGCTGGATCGGCCGCCGTGAAGCGTGACGAGCTCGGCGCCCACATGTCGGTCGCCGGGGGGCTCTGGCGGGCGCTGGAGCGCGGGCACGCCCTCGGCTGCGGCGCCGTGCAGATCTTCCTCAAGAACCAGCGGCAGTGGGCAGCGCCGCCGCTCACCGCCGATGACATCCGGGACTTCGCCGCGGCCCGTCGCCGTACCCGCATCCCCGCCGTCTTCGCGCACGCCAGCTATCTCATCAACCTGGCCGCCCCCGCCTCCCCCGAGTGGGCTCGCGCCGTCGACGCGTTTACCGACGAGCTGGAGCGCGGCGAGGCGCTGGGCCTGGCCTGCCTCGTGGTGCATCCCGGCTCCCACTTGGGCCAGGGCCTGGAGGCCGGGCTGGCCCGCGTGGCGGCGGCGCTCGACGAGGCGATCCGCCGAACGTCCGGCTATCGCATCCGGGTCGCCCTCGAGAACACCGCGGGGGGCGGCGGCACCGTGGGTCGGCGCCCGTCCGAGCTGGGGGCCATCCTGGGCCGCATCGCGCGACCCGAGCGCGCCGGCGTGTGCGTCGATACCTGCCACCTGTTCGCCGCCGGCTACGACATCCGCAAGCCAGGCGGCTGGGAGGCCGTCGTGGCCGAATGCGCAGTCGAAGTCGGGCTCGAGCGGGTTTTGGCCTTCCATCTCAACGACGCGAGGGCCGGACTGGGCTCCGGGCTCGATCGCCACGAGCACATCGGCCAGGGGCATCTCGGTCGCCCGGCGTTCCGCCGGCTTCTCCGGGACCCCCGGTTCGCCCGCGTCCCCAAGGTCCTGGAGACACCGAAGGCCCCGGAGCCGGTGGCCGACCGGCGCAACCTCGCCCGGCTGCGCGCGCTGCGGGTCGGGCCGGCGACGGGGGTCCGCCGGCCCGGCTGACGCCGCTCAGCGGGACGAGGTCACCCCGACCCGCCGACACAACGCGCGCACCGGACAGCGCGAGCAGTGCGGGGAGATCGGCGTACAGACGTTCTGCCCGAAGCTGACGAGGAGATCGTTGTACCCGATCCAGTACCGGCGGGGAAGCCGCTGGCGCAGGGCGGCTTCCGTCTTCTCGGGCGTCCGCGTGCGCACGTAGCCCAGCCGGTTCGAGATGCGGTGCACGTGGGTGTCCACGCAGATCCCCGGCTTGCCGTAGCCCATGGTCACCACCAGGTTCGCGGTCTTACGCCCCACCCCGGTGAGGGTCAGCAGCTCGTCGATCGTCTCGGGGACGCGGCCGGCGAACCGCTCGATGAGGGCCCGACAGATCGCGCGAATGGCGCGGGCCTTCGTGCGATAGAAGCCGACCGGGTAGATGGCGCGTTCGATCTGACGGGGCGTGAGCCGGAGCATGGCCGGCGGCCGGTCGGCCAGGGCGAAGAGCCGGGCTGCCGCCGGGCCCGTGGTGGTGTCCTGCGTGCGCAGGGAGAGGATGCAGGCGATCAAGACCCGAAACGGATCGCGCGACTCGGTCGCGACCACGGCGAGCGCGGTGGGGCTCCACGCCGGCCGCGTGCGCTCCAGCCGCCGGATGATCTCCCCGATCTTCAGGGCTTGCCCTTGAGCGAGTCGAGCAGCGCGCGGGCGCGCGGCACGTCTCTGGCAGTCCAGTCGGCGATGCTGGTCGGCGCGCGCTCGTTGATCACCCGGGTGAGCTCGCGCCGGGCCTCGTCGTGGCGGCCCGCGCTGATCAGGAGCCGGGCGAGGTCGACCCGAACCACCGTGAAGCGCGGGTCGATCTGCAGGGCTTTGCGGTAGTGCTCCTCGGCTTTCTTGCGGTCCCCTCCGAGCAGTTCGGGCACCTCGAACAGGACGTTGCCGGCCAGCGCGTGCCCGCGCGCCGACTTCGGATTCAGCATGAAGATGGTGTCGAGCTCCCGGCGCACGGTTGGCAGGAGAAAGAGCGAGCGCACCACTCCCCGGGCCTGCCCCCAGCGCCCGGTATTGATGGCGTACCACAGGTGCGCCTCCTCGGTGCGGGGCGCCAGCTCGACGGCACGCTGCCCGAGCTCCCGGCCGCGGTCGTAGGCGGCCAGCTTCGCATCCGGCGTGGTCGCCCGCACCTCGCCCAGGAGGAAGTAGACGTGGGACAAGAGAATGAGACTTTCCACGCGACGCTCCCGCGCGATGGCCGCTTCCAGGACATCGCGGGCCCGGTCGAGCCGGGTGAGATCCTCGTGGTAGCGCGCGATCAACCGGCGAGCTTGCTCCTCGGCCGACGAAGCGGCGCCCGCGGTGGGTGTGAGCACGGCCAGGGCGAGCGCGACGGCGACCAGCGCCAGACGGCTCCACATCGGCGGGCACTCTAGCGTCCGCTGCGGCGGAGTGTCAAATCGGAAACGGTTGACATCGGGCTCGCCGTTGCCGATGCTCGCTCGGGGCGGAGCGCCGGTGAGCGAGAGCGGAGCGCGGAGAATCCAGTGGAAGCGCTGAAGGCGCTGGCCCTGGCCGGCATGGCGTGCTGGGCCGGCATCACCGCCTTCTTCTCGTTCGTGGCCGCGCCCGGCCTCTTTCGAGCTCTGGAGCGCCGAGAGGCCGGCGAGCTGGTCGCGACCTTGCTACCGGCCTACTACCAGTGGGGGATCGCGCTGGCTGGAGTCGCCGTCGGCGCGCTGGTCGTGCTCGCCGCACGGGCGAGCGCGGGTCGTCTGCGGCACCTGGTTGGAGCCGCGCTCGGCGCGGTGATGGTGGCCTGCCTGGCCTGGGCGCTCGGCGTGAACCTGCCCGAGGCGAACCGCGCGCGTCGGACGGGTGACGACGCCGGCTTCGCCGTCGCCCATCGCCAGGCGGTGCGGCTGAATGGCCTCGTGCTCCTCTGCGGAGTGGGCGTCGTCGTCCTCGAGGCATTCACTCCCGTGTCCCGGCGCTTGCGCTGACGCGATGCTGCTGGCCCTGGTGCCAGTGGCCGGCGCGGAAGACGTTACCGGGGTCGACGGCCAGCCGATCATGCTCCAAACGCTGCAGCCCGGGACGCGGGTGGTGATTCGCGGGGCGGAGCCTGTCATGCTCCGTGACGGCAGATACGTGGTGATCGCCGAGCCCGGGTCCACGGTCTCCGACCCCGCGGCGCTTCCTCGGGCAACGGTCGTGACGGCCCCAGCGGTGATCAGCGAGCCCATCGTCCGGGGCAGGGTGGTGCGCTTCGATGAGCGTGACGGGCTCGTGGTGCTGGACAACGGTCGCTCCGTGCAGACGCGGGCCGACACGGTCGCGTTGGTCGACGGTCGCCCGGTCGAGGTGTTCGAGCTGCGCCCCGGAATGGATGTCGTGCTCACCGCCATCGATCCGGTGGTGGACCGGAACGGCCGCTACGTGCTCTTGAACGAGGGCCTCGGCGACGACAACGGCTTTCCGCTGGCCCTGGAAGCCGACTTCGAGGGATACGAGGCCGACATCGGCCACGGGGGCACGCAGGTGCAGGCACCCTGACGTCTCTCGGCTGGAGGGGGCGTCACGCCCCCTCCAGCTATTCGTAGCGGAGCGCTTCGATCGGATCGAGCCGCGCGGCCTTGCGCGCGGGATAGAAGCCGAAGAAGATGCCGATGGCCGCGGCGAAGCCGAAGGCCAGCGCGATGGCTTCGGGCGCGACCAGGGTCCGCCACTCCGCCAGATAGCTGATACCCCGGGAGGCGCCCAGGCCGAGGACCACCCCGATCAGGCCGCCGATGAGCGACAGCGTCGTCGCCTCGACCAGGAACTGCAGGAGAATGTCGCGCCCGCGGGCGCCCACGGCCATGCGCAGTCCGATCTCCCGCGTCCGCTCCGTCACCGAGACGAGCATGATGTTCATGATTCCGATACCGCCGACGAGGAGCGACACGGAGGCGATGGCGGCGAGCAGATAGGTCATCACCTTCGAGGATTCCTCCTGGGTCTGGAGGACGTCCGCGATGTTCCGGATCCAGAAATCGTCGTCCTGAAAAGCCTGCAGCCGATGCCGCTGGCGCAGCAGAGCCCGCACCTGCTCCTCGGCCTCGGCCATGTCGTGGCCGGGACGGATCTTGATGGAAATCGTTCCGACGGCGCGGGGGCTGGCCTGGTTCACCCCCTGGATCTTCTTTTCGGTCGTCAGCGGAATCAGGATCACGTCGTCCTGGTCCTGCCCCCAGGAGCTCTGGCCCTTGCGATCGAGCACCCCGACGACGGTGAAGGGGACCTTCTTGATCCGGATGACCTGCTCCAGCGGGTCGCCATCGCCGAAGAGGTTCTGCGCCGTGGTCTGGCCAACGAGGGCGACCTTGGCGGTGCCTTCGAGGTCTTCGAGGCCGAGGGGGCGGCCGGCGGAGACGACCCAATCGCGGGCCTCCAGATAGCCCGGGGTGATGCCCTGAACGCCGGTGGACCAGTTCAAGTTGCCGAAGACGACCTGGGCGTTGGCCCGCCTGGACGGTGCCGCGACCTGAACGGCCGGGATCTCCAGGGCGATGGCCCGGGCGTCGTCCTCGGTGATTCGGGGCAGGGTGCCGTGGCCGAGGCGTAGCCCCCCGGCGCTGACGCTGCCCGGCAGCACGATGATCAGGTTCGAGCCCAGGCTCTGGATCTGCTCGGCGACCCGGACCTGGGCGCCGGCGCCCACGGCCACCATGGCGATGACGGCGCCCACGCCGATGATGATGCCGAGCATGGTCAGCGCGCTGCGCAGCTTGTTGACCCGGAGGGCGCCGAGCGCGATCCGCACCGACTGCAGCAGCGTCACGCCAGCGCCTCCTCGGGCAGCTCGGCCAGGGCCTGGGCCGCGTCGCGGCAGACGCCGGTTCGCTCGTCACGGAGCAGCCGTCCGTCCCGAAAGGCGAGCACCCGCCGCGCGTAGGCCGCGATTTCGGCCTCGTGCGTCACCAGCACGATCGTGAGCCCGGCCTGGTTCAGGCGCTGGAGCAAGGCCATGATCTCCACGCTGGTCCGGGAATCGAGGTTGCCGGTAGGCTCGTCGGCCAGCAACACGACCGGGTCGTTGACCAGCGCACGAGCGATCGCCACGCGTTGCTGCTGACCGCCGGAGAGCTGGCTGGGGTGGTGGGTCTCGCGGTCGGCCAGACCGACGGCGGTCAGACGCTCCCGGGCCCGCTCCCGCCGCGCCCGAACCGGGAGCTCGGCATAGAGCAGCGGCAGCTCGACGTTTTCCAGCGCGC is a window from the Candidatus Methylomirabilota bacterium genome containing:
- a CDS encoding deoxyribonuclease IV, producing MKRDELGAHMSVAGGLWRALERGHALGCGAVQIFLKNQRQWAAPPLTADDIRDFAAARRRTRIPAVFAHASYLINLAAPASPEWARAVDAFTDELERGEALGLACLVVHPGSHLGQGLEAGLARVAAALDEAIRRTSGYRIRVALENTAGGGGTVGRRPSELGAILGRIARPERAGVCVDTCHLFAAGYDIRKPGGWEAVVAECAVEVGLERVLAFHLNDARAGLGSGLDRHEHIGQGHLGRPAFRRLLRDPRFARVPKVLETPKAPEPVADRRNLARLRALRVGPATGVRRPG
- a CDS encoding SRPBCC family protein; the encoded protein is MGRPRAEVFSFFADPANLARLTPSWLGFRLLGPAPPMAAFAVFDYRIRWLGLPLHWRAFIREYDPPARFVDVQVRGPYHKWEHRHLFWEEQGGTWVEDYVRYQLRLGPLGRAVQALVVGRQLAAIWAYRRRRLTELVAPALDRPP
- the nth gene encoding endonuclease III; this encodes MERTRPAWSPTALAVVATESRDPFRVLIACILSLRTQDTTTGPAAARLFALADRPPAMLRLTPRQIERAIYPVGFYRTKARAIRAICRALIERFAGRVPETIDELLTLTGVGRKTANLVVTMGYGKPGICVDTHVHRISNRLGYVRTRTPEKTEAALRQRLPRRYWIGYNDLLVSFGQNVCTPISPHCSRCPVRALCRRVGVTSSR
- a CDS encoding DUF4149 domain-containing protein; this translates as MEALKALALAGMACWAGITAFFSFVAAPGLFRALERREAGELVATLLPAYYQWGIALAGVAVGALVVLAARASAGRLRHLVGAALGAVMVACLAWALGVNLPEANRARRTGDDAGFAVAHRQAVRLNGLVLLCGVGVVVLEAFTPVSRRLR
- a CDS encoding ABC transporter permease, giving the protein MTLLQSVRIALGALRVNKLRSALTMLGIIIGVGAVIAMVAVGAGAQVRVAEQIQSLGSNLIIVLPGSVSAGGLRLGHGTLPRITEDDARAIALEIPAVQVAAPSRRANAQVVFGNLNWSTGVQGITPGYLEARDWVVSAGRPLGLEDLEGTAKVALVGQTTAQNLFGDGDPLEQVIRIKKVPFTVVGVLDRKGQSSWGQDQDDVILIPLTTEKKIQGVNQASPRAVGTISIKIRPGHDMAEAEEQVRALLRQRHRLQAFQDDDFWIRNIADVLQTQEESSKVMTYLLAAIASVSLLVGGIGIMNIMLVSVTERTREIGLRMAVGARGRDILLQFLVEATTLSLIGGLIGVVLGLGASRGISYLAEWRTLVAPEAIALAFGFAAAIGIFFGFYPARKAARLDPIEALRYE
- a CDS encoding tetratricopeptide repeat protein; this translates as MWSRLALVAVALALAVLTPTAGAASSAEEQARRLIARYHEDLTRLDRARDVLEAAIARERRVESLILLSHVYFLLGEVRATTPDAKLAAYDRGRELGQRAVELAPRTEEAHLWYAINTGRWGQARGVVRSLFLLPTVRRELDTIFMLNPKSARGHALAGNVLFEVPELLGGDRKKAEEHYRKALQIDPRFTVVRVDLARLLISAGRHDEARRELTRVINERAPTSIADWTARDVPRARALLDSLKGKP
- a CDS encoding redoxin domain-containing protein; translation: MGDPAPEFTVKSVGLKDISLRDYRGKHVVLLFYPLDWTPGUSTCMPAFDKRVRDFEAANAQVLGMSTDSPFSHDAWAKAVGISHYPLLSDVHRSVARAYGVYWPDWNANVRATFIIDRQGVVRFTERYGKGQLPDPDKILAEVKKLG
- a CDS encoding ABC transporter ATP-binding protein, whose translation is MVLIATEGITKDYRLGPHTVHALRGVTVGVERGEFVAVMGPSGSGKSTFMNILGCLDRPTGGHYWLDGVDVGQLPRDDLARIRNAKVGFVFQQFHLLPRTSALENVELPLLYAELPVRARRERARERLTAVGLADRETHHPSQLSGGQQQRVAIARALVNDPVVLLADEPTGNLDSRTSVEIMALLQRLNQAGLTIVLVTHEAEIAAYARRVLAFRDGRLLRDERTGVCRDAAQALAELPEEALA